The proteins below are encoded in one region of candidate division WOR-3 bacterium:
- a CDS encoding AMP-binding protein, with product MKNELIEFLKLRDFVLSGPDYTTCRQQFYWPRLVKFNWALDYFDHIARDNPNTALIYADEAGNEKRASFEEMRQRSNQVANFLIDLGLKKGDRVLVMMDHAVELHQIFLGIMKAGGVIIPVSTLLSPDDVLDRVTGAGIKFAFAHREYLDKFAKVTSLTAKISVGTPSASQPDSWIDFATVSKFGTEFNPPFITYSTDELCSFFTSGTTARPKLVVHTHNYPVGHLTTTYWIGCKKGDIHYNISAPGWAKYTWSSFFAPWNAEATIFVYRYKRFVARDVLSMMEKYRVTTLCAPLSVWKLFLVEDLSSFRFSFRQLVSAGEPLNPEILRQVKEKLGLDLREGYGQTESTLMIGNFIGEPIREGSLGKVAPGYNIVPVNDLLEPVKPGEDGQLAVEIYPVKPLGLLFALSDPAKNAEVFKGGYYLTGDTATVDQDGYFQFIGRTDDVFKSLDYRISPFEVESELMEHPAVLEVAVVPTIDERQRIVPKAFIVLKPGFEPGRAMAVEIFRFIHERMAPYKRPRTIEFMREFPKTISAKVMRKDLKAYDQELKNKGIRGEFEFKEAEFAAELDLSRK from the coding sequence TTTGACCACATCGCCCGGGACAACCCGAACACGGCGCTGATTTATGCCGACGAAGCCGGTAACGAAAAACGGGCCTCCTTTGAAGAGATGCGACAGAGAAGCAATCAGGTCGCCAATTTCCTCATTGACCTCGGACTGAAAAAGGGTGACCGGGTACTGGTGATGATGGACCATGCGGTGGAACTGCATCAGATTTTTCTCGGAATTATGAAAGCGGGCGGGGTAATAATACCGGTTTCCACACTCCTCTCGCCCGATGATGTCCTTGACCGTGTTACCGGCGCCGGGATTAAGTTCGCTTTTGCCCACCGCGAGTATCTGGACAAGTTTGCAAAGGTAACATCGCTCACCGCTAAAATTTCTGTCGGCACGCCATCCGCCAGTCAGCCGGACTCCTGGATTGACTTCGCCACCGTTAGTAAATTCGGCACCGAGTTTAATCCGCCTTTTATCACCTATTCCACCGACGAACTCTGCTCCTTTTTCACCTCCGGCACCACCGCCCGACCCAAACTTGTTGTCCACACCCACAACTACCCGGTAGGTCATCTTACCACAACCTACTGGATTGGGTGCAAAAAGGGCGATATCCATTACAACATCAGCGCCCCGGGCTGGGCAAAGTACACCTGGAGCAGTTTCTTTGCCCCCTGGAATGCCGAAGCCACCATCTTCGTTTACCGCTACAAACGGTTTGTCGCCCGAGATGTCCTGTCAATGATGGAAAAGTATCGGGTCACAACCCTGTGCGCGCCCCTGAGTGTCTGGAAACTGTTTCTGGTTGAAGACCTGTCCTCATTTCGCTTCTCTTTCCGCCAGCTGGTCAGCGCCGGTGAACCGCTTAACCCGGAAATCCTGCGTCAGGTAAAAGAAAAACTCGGCTTGGATTTACGCGAAGGCTATGGCCAGACCGAAAGCACCCTGATGATTGGGAACTTCATCGGCGAACCAATCCGCGAAGGTTCGCTTGGTAAAGTGGCACCAGGCTACAACATCGTACCGGTTAACGACCTGCTGGAACCGGTAAAACCGGGCGAAGACGGTCAACTGGCGGTTGAGATATATCCGGTCAAACCGTTAGGGCTGCTTTTTGCGTTAAGCGACCCTGCAAAAAACGCCGAGGTGTTTAAAGGCGGTTACTACCTGACCGGTGACACGGCAACCGTTGACCAGGATGGTTATTTCCAGTTCATTGGCCGAACCGACGATGTGTTTAAGAGCCTTGACTATCGCATCAGTCCATTCGAAGTTGAAAGCGAACTGATGGAGCATCCTGCGGTCCTTGAAGTCGCGGTCGTGCCCACTATTGACGAGCGCCAGCGCATTGTGCCCAAGGCGTTCATCGTTCTGAAACCGGGATTTGAGCCGGGTCGCGCTATGGCGGTCGAAATCTTCCGGTTCATCCACGAGCGTATGGCACCTTACAAACGGCCCCGCACCATCGAATTTATGCGCGAATTTCCCAAAACCATCAGCGCCAAGGTGATGCGCAAAGATTTAAAGGCATACGACCAGGAACTGAAAAACAAAGGCATCCGGGGTGAGTTCGAATTCAAAGAGGCTGAATTCGCTGCTGAACTGGACCTGAGCCGGAAATAA